One window from the genome of Pieris rapae chromosome 8, ilPieRapa1.1, whole genome shotgun sequence encodes:
- the LOC111002157 gene encoding acyl-CoA-binding protein-like, whose amino-acid sequence MSDAEFQKVAEAVRNWKTRPSDNENLAMYSLYKQATVGDVNISAPGVTDVVASAKFKAWSDRKGISKDDAKKQYIDLAAQLSPKYA is encoded by the exons ATGTCTGACGCA GAATTCCAAAAGGTAGCTGAAGCCGTAAGGAACTGGAAGACCAGGCCCTCGGACAACGAGAACTTGGCCATGTACTCGCTTTACAAGCAGGCTACCGTCGGTGACGTCAACATCT CTGCACCCGGTGTAACAGACGTCGTAGCCAGCGCTAAATTCAAGGCGTGGTCTGACCGCAAGGGAATTTCCAAGGACGACGCTAAGAAACAATACATCGACTTGGCTGCTCAACTGTCACCAAAATACgcttaa
- the LOC111002156 gene encoding acyl-CoA-binding protein homolog, whose translation MSLQEQFDKAAEDIKKLKGRPSDADLLEIYGYFKQATVGDANPADKPGLFDLKGKAKFESWSSKSGMSKEDAQKAYVAKAQSIIAAIGLQ comes from the exons ATGTCTCTACAAGag CAATTTGACAAAGCTGCTGAAGACATCAAGAAGCTGAAGGGGCGTCCCAGTGATGCCGACCTTCTGGAGATCTATGGGTACTTCAAGCAAGCCACAGTTGGAGACGCCAACCCTGCAG ATAAACCCGGTCTATTCGACTTGAAGGGCAAAGCAAAGTTCGAGTCATGGAGTTCCAAGAGCGGAATGTCAAAAGAGGACGCTCAAAAGGCATACGTCGCGAAAGCACAGAGCATCATTGCCGCTATTGGCCTGCAATAA